The following is a genomic window from Sandaracinaceae bacterium.
CCTGCGGGACTTCCTCCTCGGGCACGACGCGACGGAGCGCGCGGTCCTGTACGAGGCGCTTCGGGTCGATGCTCGAACGCGCGCCGCGGTGCGCGAGGCCACCGAAGGGCACGAGGCGCTCGAGGCGGCGTTGGGAACGTTGGCCGTCGCCACGCTCGCGCGAACCGACGAGGTGGAGTCTCACCTGGCCGACTTTCGGCAACGACTCACCGTGCACCTGCTGGGCGAGGAGCACCGGCTGTACCCGCTGGCGCTGCGGACGCTGGGGGTGGAAGAGTGCGTGCGCCTGGTCGCGCGGTTCCGCGACGCGCGGAGCGCGAGCCACGGCAGGAACCTTCCATGGGCCGAGTGAGGTGATGTCCCGCACGGTGTTGAACTTCGGCGGCAGCTCCGAGGGCATCTACGCGACGTGGGCCTCGGACTCAACTCCTCGGTTGAGCCGCACTTAGCAGGCAGATCCCTGAATGCACAAATCTGCCGGCTCCCCCCTTTGAAGGGCGGCGGCGGGCAGACCGAGAGGCTCGACGGCGAGGACCTCGTCGAGCCTCTCGAGCCTACCACCGCCGCGCCGAGGGCGGTGACCATGGACGAAGACCATCCGCGCGAACAGATGGCGCTTTGCCGCTGCGCCTACGTCGCACTTCGAGCCGCTGCGCATGCAGCGAGAGTTCGGGCGATCACCCAGCTGGGAGGAGCACGACCGGACAGTAGATTCGACACGACGGCGTGCGGGGGCTACCGCACAACGAGGCTGTGCTCCCTGCCGTCGCGCGTGGTATCTAGGGACGGATGTTTCGTAGGCCGTCGAGCGTGGTGCTGACGATCGCGCTGGTCGCGGGCGGCTGCGGCGAGCGCACCCGACCCGAGCGGACCGCCGAGCCCGCGCCCTCCAGCCAGCCTTCCCCCGGGAGCTCCACCGAGACCTCGGACGTCGCGCCTCTGACCGAGCCGACTGGGGTTGCGCCGACGTTCCCCGGTGGGGTGAGCGCCGGCGCATCGGTCCGAGCAATCCGGAGCGCCCTGGGCGAGCCGCCGACCTGGCGCGAGGTCCGCCGAGGCGACGGCTGCGTTGACGAGACCTGGTACACGGTCGAGCTGACGCAACTGGGTGTCGAAGGGAGGGCGCAGTATCAGTTCTACGGCGACCTCGGGCTCGGCCTCGTCTCCTTTCTCCCCGACGACGAGACTGCCTACGAGCGGGCCCTCGCGACGGCCGGGATCCAGCTGGATCCCGGCCCGATGGGCGCGACAATCGGCAACATCACCGTGGGACGCACCCCCATGGGCGACTTCGACTGGGCCGCAGACGCGGTCCAGGCGGAGGTCAACGAGCGGCTCGAGGCCTGCGCACGCTGACGACCCTGCGACGCGCGCCATGGGATGGCCCACATGTTGAACTTCGGCAGCGGCCCCGAGTGCATCTACGCGACGTGAGCCTCGGACTCCACCCCGCGATCGAGCCGCGCGTCGTGTTGCCGCAGGCCGTCGAGGAGCTTGGGCATGCCCTTGAATCCGCGGACACGGCGGAAGGTCTTCTGCCGCTCGAGGACGGCGGCGACGACCCAGCGGCGAACCATGCTGCCGGAGCGCCACCACTTCACGCGCCGGGAGACGTCCCGGACGCCGCCGTTGAGATTCTCGATCGCGTTGGTGCGTACTTACGCGTGGCGACGCCCACGACCATCTGCTCGAACATCCGCTCCACCAGCGGGTCCTCGGCGGCCAGCTCCCGCCAGCTCGGAAGCTCCACCTCCCCCTTGGCGTCGCGGACGCGGGGGCGGCGGACCTTCACCCGCCGGCCACCCAGGGTGAGCATCCCCTCGGTGCTCCCGGCCCGTTGGGGCCCTTCTTGGCCGCGGACGTAGGCCGGACCGCACAGCGCGAGCCGGTCCTGCTCCAACATCACGGCGAGCGCCTCCAGCCCCGCCTGGTGAACGAGCTCGCGAAGCTCGCGGCGAACGAAGCCGGCCAGCGGCATCACCAGCTGAAGGTGCGAGTGAGCTTCCTCCGAGCTCGGCGATTCGGCAGTCTTGGTCATGGCGGTTTCTCCTCCTTCTATGCAAGCCCGAGACTCCCTCGGGCGAGGAGGAACCGCCGCCGATTTCTAACAACGCCTGGGACTTGCCCCCGAGTGACGCGGAGCCGGGGATGATAGCCCGTCCCAGTGACCGGCGACGCTCCCTGGAAGATGGAAGCGGAGGCGCGCCTGGCTCGCCGTGGGCTCGCCACGGGGCCGTGGCTGGCGACTGGCGACCAGCAGACGGCTCGTAACGTTCCCCGTTTCGGATGCCGGGGCCGGACCTAGGCTCAGGTCAGGCGTGCGACCTCGAGCTGCACGCCGATGCTGATCCCGAAGGCGACTCGATGCAGCACGACGACAAGCCCACCGACTTTCCACCCGGGTATCTCATCGATGGTCGCTACCGGGTCGAGGGACTGCTTGGGGAAGGTGGGATGGGTTGGATCTGGGCCGCGGTTCACGTTCGGCTCAACCGTCCCGTGGTCATCAAGACGCTGCGTTCGTACGCCGCCCGGAGCGAGATCTCCGTCAAGCGGTTCTTGCGGGAGGCGCGCGCTGCCCCGGAGCTCGAGCACCCCGGCGTCGTCCGGGTCTTCGATGTCGGGCGCCTGGAGCGAGACGGGACCCCCTACCTCGTGATGGAGCGTCTGGTCGGGGACGATCTCGACGAGGCCCTCGGGCGGCGGGGGCGGTTGTCGCTGCGAGAGGTGTGCGACTGGTTGGAGCCCGCCGCCGCCGCTCTCGATGCGGCGCATGCTCGCGGCATCGTGCATCGTGACGTCAAGCCCGCGAACATATTTCGAGCCCAGGGACCGCAAGGTTACACGACGAAGCTGCTGGACTTCGGGCTCGCGGCGCTCCGCGATGAGGCCGGGGGAGATCGAGCGACCAAGCTCACCCGCCGCGGCGTCGTACTCGGCACCCCGCACTACATGGCGCCGGAGTGTGCCGAGGGGGGCCAGGCCGACCGGCGGAGCGACGTCTACTCGCTGGCGTGCGTGGTCTTCGAGATGCTGACCGGCGACGTGCCGCATGACGCGGACACGCCGATCGGCGTGCTGAGCGCGAAGGTGTGTGAGCCGGCGCCGCGGCTGTCTGAGCGCTCGGAGCTCACGTTCAGCACTCCGGTCGAGCAGGTCTTCGCCGACGCGCTGTCTCGCGACCCCTCCCAACGGCCCCCCAGCGCAGGCGCGCTCCTCAGCCGCCTGCGCGCGGAGATCGAAGACGACGCCAGAGAGACCGGCGCGCCGCCACCTACGATGGGTGCGGACATCCGGCGTTCGCTGCCCACCCTCGCTGCGCCTTCGGAGCACTTGCCGCTGAAACGCTGGCGTTCAAGTGCCTCGGCCTTCGTCGCGCTGGCGTTGGCCGTCGTTCTCGCGTGGACGGGCTGGATGCTCAGTCGGAACTGCTCGGCGTCAGGTGAGCAACGGGATGACCCGACAGGGCGGGTGCCCGGACGGTAGCTCGTGTCAGGGGACCGGTACGAGGCAGGGACGGCGAACCTGATCGCACTGGGGACGGCCAATGTGGTCGCGCGGGCGGTCCGCCGCGCGTTCAGCACGGCCACCTCGCACGAGCGGATACGCGGATACGACCTCTGGCTGGCCGCTCGACGTTCGTGCTCTGGTAGTTCCTGGTATCCTGGACCATATGGGTTTCATCGCGCGGCGCGCTCTGAAGACGTCGCTGTGGTACCTGGCCGTCGCCACAGCCTGGATCGTGGGCACGAGTCTCGGCTTGGGTGCTCTCGACTTGGACTCCCAGACCCAGGCATGGTTGGAACTCATCAAAGGGGGATTCTTCGTCTCCGCCTCCGCTGCTTTCCTCTTCATTACGTCGAAGGCTGGCTTGCGGAAGCTGCTGCACGAGCGATCCGTCCGCGAGCGTGCGCAGATCGAACTCGCCCACGCTCTGCACCAGTCGGCCACTGCGGTGCTCGCCGCCTCCGTCGCCCATGACTTGAACAACGTGCTGGTGGCCCTCTTCGGCGAACTCGACGACATGACCGGAGACGAAGCTCAAGTCGAGCGCATGACCAACGCGTTGCGGCGCGCCGCGGAGCTCTCGCGTGGGCTGATGCGCGCTGGTGGACCGGAAGGGACTGGCCAGGCGCAAGTGTTCGAAGTTGGCGGCGTCATAGAGGAGGCGCTCGTGGCGGTTCGTCGGCACCGATCTCTACGCGAGTGCGCTGTCACTACCGACCTCACCAACGGACTCGAGATCGAGGGTTTTCCCCAGCTCGTCTACCGGGTGGTGGTCAACCTCGCCATCAACTCCGCGGATGCAGACGCCAAGCAGCTACTCGTGCGGCTTCTCGGCCACAGCGGAGGAGTGACCTTGGAGATGCACGACGACGGCCCTGGCTTCCCCACCGAGTCGAAGCAGCGCTTGCTCGAGGCCTTCTTCACTACGAAGAAACATGGTACCGGTCTGGGCTTGTTGTCGGCGCGTCTCTGCGCAGACCTGCACTCAGGGTCGATCGAGTTCGGCACGTCTGACGAGTTGGGTGGCGCATTGGTCCGGCTGGTGCTCGGGCCAGTGTCACCCAGCCAGCTTCCACCACCATTGGAGCGTGATTGACACGAGATCGCCCTCCAGTGACATGCAGCGCTACTTCTCGGAAGGAGGCCAGAGCCCGGCCGCCGGCGGGCTAGCTGCTCGCAGCCGGGGGCGAGCTAGCGCTAGCCTGAAGGGCATCGGATACGGCGCTCAATAGCGTTGGAGTAGAGAAGGGTTTCTCCAAGAATCGTATATCACTTGTTTCTCTCCCCAGGACAATGCCTTTAGTATATCCGCTCATCAGGATGACCGGCAGGTTGGGACGGAATCGCAGCGCCTGTCGCGCCAGCTCAACGCCATTCATCCCCGGCAATGCCACGTCTGTAATCAGCAGGTCAACGGCCATCGACTCGGTGTCCGCCTCGAGTATGCTGAGAGCTTCACGAGGTTCCCCGCATGTTCGGACCCGATATCCGTGGGTGCTAAGAACACGGGCTAGCGCTCTGGCAACGGGCGCTTCGTCCTCGCAGACGAGCAACGTCGCACCGGTGCCTTCACGTGGAGAGAGGTCGCGGCGGGAGAGGGGCCTGGGCGAGCGTTGTCCATTGGAGTGCGACAGG
Proteins encoded in this region:
- a CDS encoding hemerythrin domain-containing protein, with the protein product MEVARGDEETGGFSLRETQPELSVSHLHGPATIRAVFAPMLAEHEQLRLLLRCLVIAQSASARATIVQTLRDFLLGHDATERAVLYEALRVDARTRAAVREATEGHEALEAALGTLAVATLARTDEVESHLADFRQRLTVHLLGEEHRLYPLALRTLGVEECVRLVARFRDARSASHGRNLPWAE
- a CDS encoding serine/threonine-protein kinase; its protein translation is MQHDDKPTDFPPGYLIDGRYRVEGLLGEGGMGWIWAAVHVRLNRPVVIKTLRSYAARSEISVKRFLREARAAPELEHPGVVRVFDVGRLERDGTPYLVMERLVGDDLDEALGRRGRLSLREVCDWLEPAAAALDAAHARGIVHRDVKPANIFRAQGPQGYTTKLLDFGLAALRDEAGGDRATKLTRRGVVLGTPHYMAPECAEGGQADRRSDVYSLACVVFEMLTGDVPHDADTPIGVLSAKVCEPAPRLSERSELTFSTPVEQVFADALSRDPSQRPPSAGALLSRLRAEIEDDARETGAPPPTMGADIRRSLPTLAAPSEHLPLKRWRSSASAFVALALAVVLAWTGWMLSRNCSASGEQRDDPTGRVPGR
- a CDS encoding HAMP domain-containing sensor histidine kinase; its protein translation is MGFIARRALKTSLWYLAVATAWIVGTSLGLGALDLDSQTQAWLELIKGGFFVSASAAFLFITSKAGLRKLLHERSVRERAQIELAHALHQSATAVLAASVAHDLNNVLVALFGELDDMTGDEAQVERMTNALRRAAELSRGLMRAGGPEGTGQAQVFEVGGVIEEALVAVRRHRSLRECAVTTDLTNGLEIEGFPQLVYRVVVNLAINSADADAKQLLVRLLGHSGGVTLEMHDDGPGFPTESKQRLLEAFFTTKKHGTGLGLLSARLCADLHSGSIEFGTSDELGGALVRLVLGPVSPSQLPPPLERD